The Spirosoma foliorum genome has a window encoding:
- a CDS encoding sterol desaturase family protein yields MHVNWLAFAVPLFLFFIGVEYLVAKRQKKTYFQFNNSIANLNVGIAERLLDSFTVGVFYFWYDYLHRHYAFLDIRASAWGWIGVFIATDFVWYWYHRLAHEINVFWAVHIVHHQSDDFNYTVSARITVFQAILRTGFWSILPIIGFPPAMITTILLLHGLYPFFIHTRTIGKLGWLEYILVTPSHHRVHHASNPEYLDKNYGDVLIIWDKLFGTFVEENEEPVYGLTKPLDSHSFLWQHFHGLLEVLVATRRASDWSAKWKVLFGRPDSVDPHIREELEERFLSGDAASRTAIHTKSRRFKGYVIGQMAGILLILFTFLLMESYVPGYLQFLTALFILLTLINCGALLEQRQWVLYLEIGRVAVLWLALYSVLGYPMIIVLGYIGALSLWAYFSGIQKRYFQLLYGSSL; encoded by the coding sequence ATGCATGTCAATTGGCTTGCGTTTGCGGTTCCGCTCTTCCTATTTTTTATAGGGGTAGAATATCTTGTCGCGAAACGGCAGAAGAAGACCTATTTCCAGTTCAATAACTCAATCGCCAACCTGAACGTCGGTATTGCCGAACGATTGCTGGACAGTTTTACCGTTGGGGTGTTTTATTTCTGGTATGATTACCTGCATCGGCACTACGCGTTTCTCGATATTCGGGCGAGTGCCTGGGGCTGGATCGGGGTGTTCATAGCGACAGACTTTGTGTGGTATTGGTATCACCGGTTGGCGCACGAAATCAACGTGTTTTGGGCCGTTCATATCGTGCATCACCAGAGCGACGATTTCAATTATACGGTTTCGGCCCGAATTACTGTTTTTCAGGCCATTCTTCGCACTGGCTTTTGGTCTATTTTGCCTATTATTGGTTTTCCGCCAGCGATGATTACGACCATCCTGCTGCTTCATGGACTGTATCCGTTTTTTATCCACACGCGTACGATTGGCAAATTAGGCTGGCTCGAATATATTCTGGTGACGCCTTCGCATCACCGGGTTCATCATGCCAGTAACCCAGAATACCTGGACAAAAACTACGGTGACGTACTCATTATCTGGGACAAACTATTCGGCACATTTGTGGAAGAAAATGAAGAACCCGTTTATGGCTTAACCAAACCGCTCGACAGCCATAGTTTTTTATGGCAGCATTTTCATGGTTTGCTCGAAGTGTTGGTTGCCACCCGGCGGGCAAGCGACTGGTCGGCGAAGTGGAAGGTTTTGTTTGGGCGCCCCGACTCGGTCGATCCGCATATTCGGGAAGAACTGGAGGAGCGGTTTTTATCGGGCGATGCGGCCAGTCGGACAGCTATTCATACAAAAAGTCGCCGATTTAAAGGGTATGTTATTGGGCAGATGGCTGGTATACTGTTAATTCTGTTCACCTTCCTGCTGATGGAATCGTATGTGCCGGGCTATCTCCAGTTTCTGACCGCCCTGTTTATTCTTTTAACGTTGATTAACTGTGGTGCCCTACTCGAACAGCGGCAATGGGTACTATATCTTGAAATTGGGCGAGTTGCGGTACTTTGGCTGGCCTTATATAGTGTGTTAGGTTACCCCATGATTATTGTGCTGGGCTACATTGGCGCCTTGTCGCTCTGGGCGTATTTCTCTGGTATTCAAAAACGATATTTTCAGTTGTTATACGGTTCCTCACTATGA